One window from the genome of Procambarus clarkii isolate CNS0578487 chromosome 90, FALCON_Pclarkii_2.0, whole genome shotgun sequence encodes:
- the LOC138359242 gene encoding uncharacterized protein has translation MGVPLPPVVRAQSVGLEFSVRAGYPEIALACELLSVPVFAIYGVELVTARRAIVKFAEEAAYRDFLRRYEGRTLPLPDGAGTVTLSDRSGALTYISVHGAPLEFPEALLRRYFGRFGAVVSVRVNVVSSSPLKGVRTNIRTLGMRLRADIPSSVRLMGFNVRVFYARQPRTCYRCGLLGHQAADCSAPPVAPVNLFSEEDFPPLPVGDDSVGMDVSSAEEVPSVASVAPPVAPPVVAASPPEVVSSPSAPAGVPEPLPPAVCSVPSSSSSSSAVSVPVPAPSPSVPAVLGAEVDPEFPPVPGLVPRVVEEAAVLRRASVRSVGAARVAESASGSDDVRPEPKRSRRSSVWADVGEFDECRPSVDGGVAPDVVHTTVVAEVHLPEDAGAGVSASTSGPVSEGPASDGSGSSWAVVPPAVVGGERGGLVVMLRKDARSGCSVAPSSLPVSSAAVLPPLPFPAVPSVSPAVSVEVLSSQRPTPAPMAKAWQARRPSSASPVSSASSKGVVGAPRPRYATCVSDLRHWPMPPDIDVPEFMIPARVRGIKNPTDLDDLVWEAYKSKYPREQFPEKYISHEVPRK, from the coding sequence atgggggtccctctacccccagtcgtccgggctcagtctgtgggactagagttctctgtgcgggctggttacccggagattgccctggcttgtgaactgctctctgtccctgtgtttgcgatttatggggtagagttggtaacggcccgtagggccattgtgaagtttgcagaggaggcggcgtatcgcgattttctccggcgatacgaggggcggacactgcccctgccggatggtgcgggcactgtcaccctctcggatagaagtggtgcacttacttacatcagtgtgcatggggctcccttggagtttccagaggctctgctacggcggtatttcgggcggtttggcgcagttgttagtgtgagagtgaacgtggtgtcttctagtcctcttaagggtgtgaggactaacattcgcaccctgggcatgagactccgggcggatattccgtcctctgtgcgccttatggggttcaacgttcgggtgttttacgcccgtcagccgcggacgtgttatcgttgtggtcttttgggccatcaggctgctgactgttctgcgcctcctgttgcaccagtgaacctcttcagtgaggaggattttccgccccttcctgtgggggatgattcggtgggtatggacgtctcttcggctgaggaggtgccctctgtagcatctgttgctccgcctgttgcgccccctgttgttgccgcatctcctccggaggttgtgtcctcgcctagtgctccagctggtgtccctgagcctcttccgcctgccgtttgctcggtcccctcgtcttccagttcttcctctgctgtgtctgtcccggtccctgcaccctcgccgtctgtcccggctgtgctgggagctgaggtggatccggaattccctcctgtgcctggcctggtgccccgtgtggttgaggaggctgccgtgctgcggcgtgcgtcggttcgctcggttggtgctgcgcgggtcgctgagtctgcctccgggtctgatgatgtgcggcccgagcctaagcgttcccggcgttcttctgtgtgggctgatgttggcgaattcgacgagtgtcgtccttccgttgacggtggcgtggctccggatgtggtgcacactacggtggtggcggaggtacacttgcctgaggatgccggtgccggcgtttcggcctcaacctctggtccggtgtccgagggtcctgcgtcggatggctccggttcttcgtgggcggtggttccccctgctgtagttggtggtgagcggggtggcctggtggtgatgttgagaaaggatgctcgctctggatgttctgtggccccttcctcgttacccgtttcctcggcagcggtcttgccgcctcttccgtttcctgcagtcccttccgtgtctcctgcggtatccgtggaagtgctgtcgtctcagcgtccgacacctgctccgatggcgaaggcgtggcaggctcggcgtccctcgtccgcttctccggtgtcatctgcttcctcgaagggcgtggttggcgctccccggcctcgttatgcgacttgcgtcagtgaccttaggcattggccgatgccgccagatatagatgttcccgagtttatgatacccgcccgagtgcgggggatcaaaaaccctaccgaccttgatgatctcgtctgggaagcttacaagtcgaaatatcctcgtgagcagttcccggagaagtacatttctcacgaggttcctcgcaagtga